In one window of Bradyrhizobium sp. AZCC 1721 DNA:
- a CDS encoding SDR family NAD(P)-dependent oxidoreductase, producing MTTKLFDLTGKVAIVTGGNGGIGLGMARGLAEAGAAIAVVGRNEAKSADAVAELAQGGAKAIAVAADVTDKAAVAAMTERVVRDLGRIDILVNNAGINIRKPPHALDISEWNSVIQTNLTSAFLCSQAVYPAMKAAGGGKIINIGSMMSIFGASFTPAYAASKGGIVQFTRSCACAWAADNIQANAVLPGWIDTDLTKRARQEIDGLHERVLARTPAARWGGIDDFAGIAVFLSSAASDFVTGTAIPIDGGYSIMG from the coding sequence ATGACCACAAAACTCTTCGACCTCACCGGCAAGGTAGCCATCGTCACCGGCGGCAATGGCGGCATCGGGCTCGGCATGGCCCGGGGCCTCGCGGAGGCCGGCGCGGCGATCGCCGTGGTGGGCCGCAACGAAGCCAAGTCGGCCGATGCGGTCGCGGAACTTGCGCAAGGCGGCGCCAAGGCGATTGCGGTGGCGGCTGATGTCACCGACAAGGCAGCGGTCGCGGCGATGACCGAGCGCGTCGTCCGCGATCTCGGCCGCATCGATATTCTCGTCAACAACGCCGGCATCAACATTCGCAAGCCGCCGCATGCGCTCGATATCTCCGAGTGGAACAGCGTGATCCAAACCAACCTCACCAGCGCCTTCCTGTGCTCGCAGGCGGTCTATCCGGCGATGAAAGCGGCCGGCGGCGGCAAGATCATCAATATCGGCTCGATGATGTCGATCTTCGGCGCCAGCTTCACGCCGGCCTATGCCGCGAGCAAGGGCGGCATCGTGCAGTTCACCCGCTCCTGCGCTTGTGCCTGGGCAGCCGACAACATCCAGGCCAACGCCGTGCTGCCGGGCTGGATCGACACTGATCTCACCAAGCGCGCCCGCCAGGAGATCGACGGCCTGCATGAGCGGGTGCTGGCGCGCACGCCGGCGGCGCGCTGGGGCGGGATAGACGACTTTGCGGGCATCGCGGTATTTCTATCCTCGGCAGCGTCGGATTTCGTCACGGGCACGGCGATTCCAATTGATGGCGGATATTCAATCATGGGGTAG